A region of Oncorhynchus masou masou isolate Uvic2021 chromosome 29, UVic_Omas_1.1, whole genome shotgun sequence DNA encodes the following proteins:
- the LOC135520716 gene encoding ephrin-A1-like gives MDLVWLVCLAVSFGTWFASAERHSVFWNNTNPNFLWDEYTVEVKINDYLDIICPHYTRGELPSQEAERYVLYMVEKEDYEVCKPHSFDQLRWECSRPFAAHAPERFSEKFQRFTPFTLGKEFRHGESYYYISKPLHHHGQECLRLKVDVVGPHGSGKAKADKDKDGAMEEAMDGGKGKMGGGGGGGGGGGGGGGGGGGGGGVHEPSNRLPADDPTVLEPKVQKSVGSSGVQLVSLSVFFTLFPVLLSLLLY, from the exons ATGGATTTGGTGTGGCTGGTGTGTTTGGCTGTGAGCTTCGGAACCTGGTTCGCCTCTGCAGAGAGACATAGCGTCTTCTGGAATAACACAAACCCAAA TTTCCTATGGGATGAGTACACAGTGGAGGTGAAAATCAACGACTACCTGGACATCATCTGTCCTCACTACACACGCGGGGAGCTGCCGTCCCAGGAGGCCGAGCGGTACGTGCTGTACATGGTGGAGAAGGAGGACTATGAGGTGTGTAAGCCCCACTCCTTCGACCAGCTGCGTTGGGAATGTTCCCGGCCCTTCGCTGCCCACGCCCCCGAGAGGTTCTCCGAGAAGTTCCAGCGCTTCACCCCCTTCACCCTGGGCAAGGAGTTCAGACATGGAGAGAGCTACTACTATATCT cCAAGCCGCTGCATCACCACGGCCAGGAGTGTCTGAGACTGAAGGTGGATGTGGTTGGACCTCATG GTTCTGGGAAGGCCAAGGCTGACAAAGACAAGGATGGAGCGATGGAGGAAGCGATggatggaggaaagggaaagatggggggaggaggaggaggaggaggaggaggaggaggaggaggaggaggaggaggaggaggaggaggagtgcaCGAGCCCTCCAACAGGCTTCCAGCCG atgaccCAACTGTGTTGGAGCCCAAGGTTCAGAAGAGTGTGGGTAGTTCAGGTGTTCAGCTGGTCTCCCTGTCGGTCTTCTTCACTCTGTTCCCCGTCCTACTATCCCTGTTACTATATTGA